A region from the Actinomycetes bacterium genome encodes:
- a CDS encoding site-2 protease family protein: MLSSPLYLLRDNPLLFVAFVLAVIVAITFHEFSHAAAGTLQGDDTAKSQGRLTLNPLSHLDPLGSIFLIVGGFGWGRPTPYNPARLRNQRVGTVLVALAGPTSNFLLAIASAVALRVALSAGSDASSFTVNLLLIFIQFNVLLGIFNLLPIPPLDGSRLLTVFLPPSRHGIVDFLDRYGIFLLLGLLILAPGLLTPFVAELVRAILGLVGLPY; encoded by the coding sequence TTGCTATCGTCGCCGTTGTACCTGTTGCGAGACAACCCGCTGCTATTCGTGGCCTTCGTCCTCGCGGTGATCGTGGCCATCACCTTCCACGAGTTCAGCCACGCGGCCGCGGGAACGCTGCAGGGCGACGACACGGCCAAGTCGCAGGGCCGGCTCACGCTCAACCCCTTGTCGCACCTGGACCCGCTCGGCAGCATCTTTCTGATCGTCGGTGGTTTCGGGTGGGGGAGGCCAACCCCGTACAACCCGGCGCGGCTCCGCAACCAGCGGGTCGGTACGGTGCTGGTCGCTCTGGCCGGGCCGACCAGCAACTTCCTGCTGGCGATCGCGAGCGCCGTCGCGCTCCGTGTCGCGCTCTCCGCTGGCTCCGACGCGAGTAGCTTCACCGTCAACCTCCTCCTGATCTTCATCCAATTCAACGTCCTCCTCGGGATCTTCAACCTGCTCCCGATCCCGCCCCTGGACGGCTCACGGCTGCTGACGGTCTTTCTTCCCCCCTCGCGGCACGGGATCGTGGACTTCCTCGACCGATACGGCATCTTCCTGCTCCTCGGCCTGCTGATCCTTGCTCCCGGGCTGCTCACCCCGTTCGTCGCTGAGCTCGTCAGAGCGATCCTCGGGCTCGTGGGTCTGCCCTACTGA